One window of the Falco biarmicus isolate bFalBia1 chromosome 2, bFalBia1.pri, whole genome shotgun sequence genome contains the following:
- the ING1 gene encoding inhibitor of growth protein 1 isoform X2 encodes MLHCIQRALIRSQELGDEKIQIVSQMVELVENRTRQVDSHVELFETCQETNDTTGNSGKASQDKSKNETIAQAEKPNNKRSRRQRNNENRENASNNHDHDDITSGTPKEKKAKTSKKKKRSKAKAEREASPPDLPIDPNEPTYCLCNQVSYGEMIGCDNDECPIEWFHFSCVGLNHKPKGKWYCPKCRGENEKTMDKALEKSKKERAYNR; translated from the coding sequence atgtTGCACTGCATACAGAGAGCCTTGATTCGGAGTCAGGAACTGGGGGATGAGAAGATCCAAATAGTCAGTCAGATGGTGGAGCTCGTTGAGAACAGAACAAGGCAAGTGGACAGCCACGTGGAACTGTTTGAGACTTGTCAAGAGACTAATGATACCACTGGAAACAGTGGGAAAGCCAGCCAAGATAAGTCAAAGAATGAGACAATTGCACAGGCTGAAAAGCCCAACAATAAGAGATCGAGGCGGCAAAGGAATAATGAGAATCGAGAAAATGCTTCAAATAATCACGATCACGATGACATCACCTCAGGAACACCgaaggagaagaaagcaaaaacatcTAAGAAGAAAAAACGGTCCAAGGCTaaagcagagagggaagcaTCTCCCCCAGACCTTCCTATTGACCCTAACGAGCCAACATACTGCTTGTGCAACCAAGTCTCCTATGGAGAAATGATAGGATGTGATAATGATGAGTGCCCCATTGAGTGGTTTCACTTTTCCTGTGTGGGACTCAATCATAAGCCAAAGGGCAAATGGTACTGCCCCAAATGTAGAGGAGAAAACGAGAAAACTATGGACAAGGCATTGGAGAAGTCTAAAAAAGAAAGGGCTTACAACAGGTAG